From one Alosa alosa isolate M-15738 ecotype Scorff River chromosome 5, AALO_Geno_1.1, whole genome shotgun sequence genomic stretch:
- the thbs4a gene encoding thrombospondin-4a translates to MSWKWTLFSSVIMQLYFSCVRSQGTVYDLMGSSECLADLLQGGLRGRALNEAFVLATFQMKSKAPTHVFKIYNPQDNSEHLDFVVQGKLNKATLRYQKSNGKLGQVVLGDTSLADGRTHNLMVQMTGLQSGSPRMAVYVDCNLVQTVDDLPAAFKPGVPPGHNKVAIKKMPSTSQDQLRELQLVIEDTVENVATLQDCHFPQTESLQLLGITTTKMESPEMLVLTKMISDLKDLLLQQMKETEYLKDRITQCLPCDGTGPTPSGIQNPDSACGSLRCFGGALCVKTAQGVECPPCPEGYTGDGVNCDDVDECQFNPCYPGVRCINTAPGFRCESCPLGYTGPEVRGVGIAYAQANRQVCNDIDECQTGNNGGCKPNSYCHNTMGSFRCGNCKAGYSGDQVRGCSPDTGGQLTGPGTTGDRRCGNGQPNPCDENAECIVEVDGSITCQCKIGWAGNGYSCGKDTDIDAYPDKVLPCQDANCKEDNCVFVPNSGQEDADRDGMGDSCDDDADDDGIINVDDNCWLKPNKDQRNSDKDLHGDACDNCRLIDNPDQRDTDSDGLGDSCDDDMDGDGLKNILDNCPRVPNVDQLDKDNDGVGDACDSCPDVPNPNQSDIDDDLVGDSCDTNIDSDGDGHQNTKDNCPDVINSSQLDTDKDGLGDECDDDDDNDGVPDTTDNCRLVPNPDQKNTNGGQYGDACDGDLDHDKVIDRIDSCPENAEITMTDFRAYQTVVLDPEGDAQIDPNWVVLNQGMEIVQTMNSDPGLAVGYTAFNGVDFEGTFHVNTVTDDDYAGFIFGYQDSSSFYVVMWKQTEQTYWQAVPFRAVAEPGIQLKAVKSKSGPGEYLRNSLWHTGDTTDQVRLLWKDPRNVGWKDKVSYRWVLQHRPQVGYIRVRFFEGPTLVADSGVVIDTSMRGGRLGVFCFSQENIIWSNLMYRCNDTIPADFQEYNTQLLGNTSQ, encoded by the exons ATGAGTTGGAAATGGACTTTGTTCTCCTCAGTGATTATGCAGCTTTATTTCTCATGTGTGAGATCCCAGGGAACTG TGTATGACCTCATGGGATCATCAGAATGTTTAGCAGACCTGTTACAAGGTGGACTCAGAGGTCGAGCGCTGAATGAAGCGTTCGTTCTAGCCACCTTCCAGATGAAGAGCAAAGCTCCCACACACGTTTTTAAGATTTACAACCCCCAGGACAACAGTGAACACTTGGATTTTGTGGTGCAGGGGAAGCTCAATAAAG CTACACTTCGATACCAGAAGAGCAATGGGAAGTTAGGCCAAGTAGTCCTGGGTGACACATCACTGGCAGATGGGCGCACACACAACCTTATGGTGCAGATGACAGGCCTGCAGTCAGGCTCACCCAGGATGGCTGTCTATGTGGACTGCAATTTGGTGCAGACAGTTGATGATCTGCCGGCAGCCTTCAAGCCGGGAGTGCCTCCTGGACATAACAAGGTGGCAATAAAGAAAATGCCATCTACCTCACAG GATCAACTAAGGGAGCTGCAGCTGGTGATTGAGGACACAGTTGAGAATGTGGCCACTCTGCAAGACTGCCACTTTCCGCAGACCGAATCTCTGCAGCTCTTGG GAATCACCACAACGAAGATGGAGTCTCCTGAAATGTTAGTCCTTACTAAGATGATCTCAGACCTCAAAGACCTGCTCCTTCAGCAG atgaaagagacagagtatCTGAAAGACAGGATCACTCAGTGCTTGCCATGTG ACGGGACTGGCCCGACACCATCTGGCATACAGAACCCAGACAGCGCTTGTGGCTCGCTGAGGTGCTTCGGAGGGGCCCTATGCGTCAAGACTGCGCAAGGGGTGGAGTGCCCACCCTGTCCCGAGGGATACACTGGGGATGGCGTGAACTGTGATGATGTGGACGAG TGTCAGTTCAACCCATGCTACCCCGGTGTGCGCTGCATCAACACGGCGCCAGGTTTCCGCTGCGAGAGCTGCCCTCTGGGCTACACCGGTCCAGAGGTCCGCGGCGTGGGCATCGCGTACGCGCAGGCCAACAGACAG GTGTGCAATGACATAGATGAATGCCAGACTGGCAACAATGGAGGCTGCAAACCAAACTCTTACTGTCACAACACTATG gGCTCATTCCGCTGTGGGAACTGTAAGGCTGGGTACAGCGGGGACCAGGTGAGGGGTTGCTCACCTGACACAGGTGGACAGCTGACCGGCCCTGGGACCACAGGGGACCGGCGGTGTGGTAACGGCCAGCCAAACCCCTGTGACGAGAATGCGGAGTGTATTGTGGAGGTGGACGGAAGCATCACTTGCCAG TGCAAAATTGGGTGGGCTGGCAATGGCTACTCTTGTGGCAAGGACACAGACATTGATGCCTACCCTGATAAGGTCCTTCCATGTCAAGATGCTAACTGCAAGGAG GACAACTGTGTATTTGTCCCCAACTCTGGACAAGAGGACGCAGACCGAGACGGGATGGGAGATTCGTGTGATGATGATGCCGATGATGATGGAATTATTAATGTTGAT GATAATTGCTGGCTGAAACCAAACAAAGACCAGAGAAACAGTGACAAAGATCTTCACGGGGATGCGTGTGACAACTGCCGTCTGATCGACAATCCTGACCAGCGTGACACAGACAGTGACGGCCTTGGGGACTCATGTGACGATGACATGGATGGAGACG GGCTGAAAAACATTCTGGATAATTGCCCAAGGGTGCCTAATGTTGACCAGTTGGACAAGGACAATGACGGTGTCGGTGATGCTTGTGACAGCTGTCCAGATGTACCAAACCCTAACCAG TCCGACATTGATGACGATCTTGTTGGAGACTCGTGTGATACAAATATAGACAG CGATGGAGATGGCCACCAGAACACCAAAGACAATTGCCCCGACGTCATAAACAGCTCTCAGCTGGACACGGACAAGGACGGCCTGGGAGACGAATGCGATGATGATGACGACAATGATGGCGTTCCTGATACCACAGACAACTGCAGACTTGTGCCAAACCCAGACCAGAAGAACACAAACG GTGGCCAGTATGGCGATGCCTGTGATGGTGACCTTGACCACGACAAGGTGATCGACCGCATAGACAGCTGCCCCGAGAACGCCGAGATTACTATGACAGACTTCCGGGCGTACCAGACAGTGGTGCTAGACCCAGAGGGTGACGCTCAGATCGACCCCAACTGGGTCGTCCTCAACCAG GGAATGGAGATTGTTCAGACAATGAACAGTGATCCTGGGCTTGCTGTGG GATACACTGCCTTTAATGGTGTTGACTTTGAGGGGACTTTCCATGTGAACACGGTGACTGATGATGACTATGCTGGCTTCATCTTCGGCTACCAGGACTCGTCCAGCTTTTACGTGGTGATGTGGAAGCAGACGGAGCAGACCTACTGGCAGGCAGTGCCCTTCAGAGCCGTGGCCGAGCCTGGCATCCAGCTCAAG GCGGTGAAGTCAAAGTCGGGCCCTGGCGAGTACCTGAGGAACTCCCTGTGGCACACTGGCGACACCACGGACCAGGTGCGTCTGCTGTGGAAGGACCCGCGCAACGTGGGCTGGAAGGACAAGGTCTCCTACCGCTGGGTCCTGCAGCACCGACCTCAGGTCGGCTACATCAG GGTGCGTTTCTTTGAGGGCCCGACGCTGGTGGCAGACTCTGGAGTGGTCATCGACACCAGCATGAGAGGTGGCCGACTCGGTGTGTTTTGCTTCTCCCAAGAAAACATTATCTGGTCCAATCTGATGTATCGTTGCAAT